From Debaryomyces hansenii CBS767 chromosome C complete sequence, a single genomic window includes:
- a CDS encoding DEHA2C14586p (highly similar to uniprot|P32582 Saccharomyces cerevisiae YGR155W CYS4 Cystathionine beta-synthase), with the protein MPVPPIAEDALDLIGNTPLIKLNRIPQSFGIKAKVYAKVELFNAGGSIKDRISKNMVLEAEKQGRIKPGYTLIEPTSGNTGIGLALVGAVRGYRTIITLPEKMSNEKVSVLKALGAEIIRTPTEAAWDAPESHIGVARKLEKEIPNSVILDQYSNEANPNAHYYGTGYEIWEQTNGKVTHLIAGAGTGGTITGISKYLKEKNSNIKIIGADPKGSILAVPESLNDTSEGYLVEGIGYDFIPDVLKRDRVDSWIKTDDSESFKLARRIIREEGILVGGSSGSALQAALEVAKDLTEDDTVVVVFPDSIRSYLTKFADDEWMTTNGFPIEENESASHKSDEVLNTTTIKDLVSGKAPVVTVTLSDTVGKTFDLLQTNGFDQLPVLNNSGKLVGLITLSKILKSLSTKKVQITNSISSIIIDFRKLADFEKSFTITKKSGFTKRSYEPITMDTSLALLNKFFETNSNAIVTDADYKPVQIVTKVDLISYLTKIL; encoded by the coding sequence ATGCCTGTCCCTCCCATTGCTGAAGATGCTTTAGATTTAATTGGTAACACACCATTAATCAAGTTGAATAGAATTCCACAAAGCTTTGGTATTAAAGCCAAGGTTTATGCTAAggttgaattattcaatgcaGGTGGTTCTATTAAGGATAGAATTTCCAAAAACATGGTTTTAGAAGCCGAAAAGCAAGGTAGAATCAAGCCAGGATATACCTTGATCGAACCTACTTCGGGTAACACCGGTATTGGTTTGGCCTTGGTAGGTGCCGTTAGAGGGTACAGAACCATTATTACATTACCAGAAAAGATGTCCAACGAAAAAGTTTCAGTTTTGAAAGCTTTAGGTGCTGAAATTATAAGAACTCCAACCGAAGCAGCCTGGGATGCCCCAGAATCGCATATTGGGGTCGCCAGAAAATTGGAAAAGGAGATCCCTAATTCTGTTATCTTAGACCAGTATTCGAATGAGGCTAACCCTAATGCTCATTATTACGGTACAGGTTATGAAATTTGGGAGCAAACTAATGGTAAGGTTACCCACTTAATAGCTGGTGCGGGTACTGGTGGTACTATTACCGGTATTTCCAAGTACTTGAAGGaaaagaattcaaatattaaaattattggtGCCGATCCAAAGGGTTCTATTTTAGCTGTACCAGAATCTTTAAATGATACAAGTGAAGGTTACTTAGTTGAAGGTATTGGTTACGACTTTATCCCTGATGTTTTAAAGAGAGACAGGGTTGACTCCTGGATCAAAACCGATGATTCtgaatctttcaaattagcaagaagaattattagagAAGAAGGTATTTTAGTTGGTGGTTCGTCGGGTTCTGCATTACAAGCCGCATTAGAAGTTGCCAAGGATTTAACTGAAGACGATACCGTTGTTGTCGTTTTCCCTGATTCAATCAGATCTTACTTAACCAAGTTTGCCGATGATGAATGGATGACTACTAACGGGTTCCctatagaagaaaatgaaagtgCATCCCACAAATCTGATGAAGTCTTGAATACGACAACTATCAAGGATTTGGTTTCTGGTAAGGCACCAGTTGTTACTGTTACATTATCTGATACTGTTGGCAAAacttttgatttattacaAACTAATGGCTTCGATCAATTACCAGTTTTGAACAACTCAGGTAAATTAGTTGGATTAATCACTTTATctaagattttgaaatctcTTTCTACCAAGAAGGTCCAAATCACTAATTCTATTTCgtcaattattattgatttcagAAAATTAgctgattttgaaaaatccTTCACAATTACCAAGAAGTCTGGTTTCACTAAGAGAAGTTACGAACCAATTACAATGGATACATCGTTAGCCTTATTAAACAAATTCTTCGAAACCAACTCCAACGCCATTGTGACTGATGCGGATTACAAGCCAGTCCAAATTGTTACGAAGGTTGATTTAATCTCGTACTTGACAAAAATCTTATAA
- a CDS encoding DEHA2C14608p (similar to uniprot|P43606 Saccharomyces cerevisiae YFR029W PTR3 Component of the SPS plasma membrane amino acid sensor system) — MDKLKVSSLEAILRFKGASSPNVIVSDASVLTCGCLVSESYFLSKFTSNSKTNESDCPNCQAKNVSILAEITPLRDLFNIIQEINIHLNNKNRRRSSSKKSIRSSGFDPNESPSTAESMDLIGLFYKFAKEENSKLEETNSEAVENISSTKALAITDTSEQTPSTHNYILPDTKAQYSESLLNIPPPNDQVNFEQKLLANLSEEKEYNFSKCFPFHRKLSTFQTQQSKFNISSIAKGSIIKKNPSFICSDIHTYFDFGTNCEVTRFVLITNKRWELYEYRVYVSIPESHSAKPVLLCCGKSTGEYGRDFNNLQDDSNSKEVIIKNDFASGQNSNSNSNKQSNDEEKKKRLNTWDQIFCKLSTNYLVISGTKGVMRVLNVSSSSLPNELGRPMYIYITNFPIRCISISPNESLVACGITAKERLSSKEQPFIILHKLNPSSNREAFESVEPITITIPYRDPIKIINFNATSTHLLCCTVWESRYLIIKLRNKRSDNYRRPRLVWAELTYTRHRRIRNTEIHDAGSDNEQSDDFQSMDDEGITDLQFGALHPNVIFFTSCSLKDRPSYVLKLEGEIDSRNHNSAFAGHTNSIDNQSLDISLQSSSYSKCDEEKDNSQVSNISGSETIMKIPEIGSSIHRLTLSPRGDAIVFLNKSGHIFLVSTPNFQHSTTSIKRVVVQLGEVANAARYTEAASLKFSADGGKVYTVDRKGVFQVYDFTKGIPGHDSDVVKCKIINV; from the coding sequence ATGGATAAACTCAAAGTGTCTAGCCTAGAAGCAATTTTGAGATTCAAGGGTGCCTCAAGCCCGAATGTTATTGTTTCTGATGCGTCTGTTCTCACCTGTGGGTGCTTAGTATCTGAGTCATACTTCCTATCGAAGTTCACAAGTAATTCCAAAACTAACGAATCTGATTGCCCCAATTGTCAAGCTAAAAATGTATCTATATTAGCAGAGATCACACCATTAAGAGActtgttcaatattattcaagaaatcaatattcATCTTAACAATAAGAATAGAAGAAGATCATCCTCAAAAAAGAGTATACGGTCAAGTGGATTTGACCCTAATGAATCACCTAGTACAGCTGAATCCATGGATCTAATCGGCTTATTTTACAAGTTCGCCAAGGAAgaaaattctaaattagAGGAAACTAACTCTGAGGCAGTAGAAAATATTAGTTCAACTAAGGCATTGGCAATTACCGATACTTCGGAACAGACCCCTTCAACACATAATTACATACTTCCTGATACAAAAGCTCAATATTCAGAAAGTCTTCTTAATATTCCGCCTCCTAATGATCAAGTAAATTTTGAGCAAAAATTACTTGCTAATTTAAGCGAAGAGAAAGAATACAATTTCAGTAAATGCTTTCCTTTCCATAGAAAATTATCTACATTTCAAACACAACAATCgaaatttaatatttcgTCCATAGCGAAGGGATCCataatcaagaaaaacCCATCATTCATATGTAGCGATATTCATACTTactttgattttggaaCCAATTGTGAAGTCACTAGATTTGTTCTTATTACCAATAAAAGATGGGAGTTGTACGAATACAGAGTTTACGTTAGTATCCCGGAGTCGCATTCCGCTAAGCCTGTGCTATTATGTTGTGGAAAGCTGACAGGAGAATATGGTAGAGATTTTAACAATTTACAAGATGATTCCAACTCAAAAGAAGTTATCATCAAGAATGATTTCGCCAGCGGAcagaattcaaattctaatTCCAACAAGCAAAGTAATGATGaggaaaagaaaaagagacTTAATACCTGGGATCAGATATTCTGTAAACTTTCTACGAATTATTTAGTAATATCTGGTACTAAAGGTGTAATGCGAGTCTTGAAtgtttcatcatcctcatTACCGAATGAATTGGGCAGGCCCATGTACATATACATTACAAATTTCCCAATTAGATGCATATCTATATCACCAAATGAGTCTCTTGTTGCATGTGGAATCACTGCTAAAGAAAGACTCTCAAGTAAAGAGCAGccatttataatattgcATAAGCTAAATCCGTCCTCAAATCGTGAAGCGTTTGAGTCTGTGGAACCAATAACCATAACAATTCCATATCGTGATCcaatcaaaataatcaatttcaatgcGACTTCTACGCACCTTCTATGTTGCACGGTATGGGAATCaagatatttaataatcaaattaagaaataaacGTTCAGATAATTATAGAAGACCAAGATTGGTGTGGGCTGAACTAACTTATACAAGGCATCGTAGGATAAGAAACACTGAAATTCATGACGCTGGTTCGGATAATGAACAGTCTGATGACTTCCAACTGATGGATGATGAAGGTATCACTGATTTACAATTTGGCGCATTGCATCCTAATGTGATTTTTTTCACATCATGTTCCTTAAAAGATAGACCGTCGTATGTTCTCAAATTAGAAGGCGAAATAGATTCCCGGAATCATAACTCTGCATTTGCTGGGCATACTAATTCGATAGACAACCAATCACTAGACATAAGTCTTCAGAGCAGCTCATATAGTAAAtgtgatgaagaaaaagataatTCACAAGTTTCCAACATCAGTGGTTCAGAAACAATCATGAAAATACCTGAGATTGGCTCCTCGATTCATAGACTCACACTTCTGCCCCGTGGTGATGCAATAgtatttttaaataaatcgggtcatatatttttggtttCAACTCCAAATTTCCAACATTCAACAACTTCTATAAAACGAGTTGTCGTACAATTGGGAGAAGTTGCGAATGCTGCAAGATATACCGAAGCTGcttcattgaaattttccGCGGATGGGGGCAAAGTTTATACTGTGGATCGAAAGGGTGTATTCCAGGTGTATGATTTTACTAAAGGCATCCCAGGTCATGATTCAGATGTTGTTAAGtgtaaaatcattaatgtTTAA
- a CDS encoding DEHA2C14630p (similar to CA4193|IPF7535 Candida albicans) — translation MTSSIDKVFMVSVQEAVQKSLKNNQALFVFLSRDDEISRTFAKDLLQTKIGDSGQSMSEKVSKEFVGLMLIEDTTEYGYFKQIFHDLVVPSFYVVDKGQLLDVITQECTPDQFVEQISKILNRSGQVGADSPVVSEQTGAHTNAGSHEPIVVSGRQDEHISVRQNQMRGNTLGRDHDQNVARHKRQTEMLKREEHEERKKIRALLEADKRERHLRQMTASRKTANEASEEDRMHKSNTSKYDMCSLSIKLFDGNSLRHDFKASQTLNDVRSWLDNATDHSIIPNANASLPSFATASYPQPTHYVFHHPVLPRITYSDDEEFKKLSDLDLCPRSVLILKPIYDDKSYVNAYPNGRAPAGYLRSVGGAIGKFGNAIYSFFDYSVGDPAHDYEIHDDMERSRSPLGDSEELNGNRPVDITSINDSHLASPASERVEDYFDARLRSGAGTPNVLSINSGSQPSLINFGSNPSPVPFSCVPSMPQSEIPSAGNGSSNYNPRSSTPKPISSIPSVSNIQTVHEGSSKSDSKHESKVNSDEKRKDRNTYNGNSINLGDDQDD, via the coding sequence ATGACATCAAGTATAGATAAGGTTTTTATGGTATCAGTACAAGAAGCTGTGcaaaaatcattgaaaaataacCAGGCACTATTTGTATTCTTATCAAGAGATGACGAGATATCCCGCACGTTTGCTAAGGATCTCTTGCAGACAAAAATTGGTGATAGTGGACAGAGTATGAGTGAGAAGGTGCTGAAAGAGTTTGTGGGGTTAATGTTGATTGAAGATACGACGGAATATGGGTATTTTAAACAAATTTTCCATGATTTGGTGGTGCCCAGTTTTTACGTGGTTGATAAAGGGCAGTTATTGGATGTTATAACACAGGAATGCACGCCGGACCAGTTTGTAGAACAGATTTCGAAGATTCTCAACAGACTGGGGCAGGTTGGAGCTGATAGTCCGGTGGTGAGTGAACAAACCGGAGCACATACAAATGCAGGGTCGCATGAGCCTATTGTGGTGCTGGGGAGACAAGACGAGCATATTTCCGTCCGTCAGAACCAGATGCGTGGTAATACACTAGGAAGGGATCATGATCAGAACGTTGCCAGGCACAAAAGACAAACTGAAATGCTTAAAAGAGAGGAACATGAAgagagaaagaaaattagAGCATTGCTTGAGGCTGATAAAAGAGAACGCCATTTAAGGCAAATGACCGCATCCCGAAAAACGGCCAACGAGGCATCGGAGGAGGACAGAATGCATAAATCGAATACAAGTAAATATGATATGTGttcattatcaatcaaGTTATTTGATGGAAATTCCTTGAGACACGATTTCAAGGCCAGCCAAACCTTGAACGATGTGCGGAGCTGGCTAGATAATGCAACAGATCATCTGATCATTCCAAATGCTAATGCATCATTGCCTTCGTTTGCTACGGCTTCATATCCTCAACCAACACATTATGTCTTCCACCACCCTGTGTTGCCGCGTATAACGTACAGTGACGACGAggaattcaagaaattatcaGATTTGGACTTATGCCCTCGTTCggtattgattttgaagcCTATATATGATGACAAAAGTTACGTGAATGCGTATCCCAATGGTAGAGCTCCAGCAGGCTATTTACGCTCAGTTGGTGGTGCAATCGGTAAGTTTGGTAACGCAATATACTCGTTCTTCGATTATAGTGTCGGGGATCCAGCACATGACTATGAAATACATGACGATATGGAAAGATCCAGAAGTCCCTTAGGAGACTCAGAAGAGCTCAATGGTAACAGGCCCGTGGATATAACCAGCATTAATGACTCACATTTAGCAAGTCCGGCATCTGAAAGAGTCGAAGACTATTTCGATGCAAGACTAAGAAGTGGTGCGGGAACACCAAATGTTctatcaattaattctggGTCACAGCCATCGCTAATTAACTTTGGTTCTAATCCATCACCAGTGCCGTTTTCTTGTGTACCCAGTATGCCACAATCAGAGATTCCATCTGCAGGTAATGGGTCATCTAATTACAATCCTCGTTCATCGACTCCAAAACCAATAAGTAGCATACCATCCGTTAGTAATATTCAAACTGTCCACGAAGGAAGTTCTAAAAGTGATTCGAAACACGAGTCAAAAGTGAATTCAGATGAGAAGAGAAAAGATCGTAATACATATAACGGAAATAGTATTAATTTAGGTGACGATCAAGATGATTAA
- a CDS encoding DEHA2C14652p (similar to CA4037|CaKIP31 Candida albicans) translates to MSDKQNASTSIKVLVRVRPLLAREVGEGDEAEGNECLVTMPAEDKKCVELRVPTTSSYHSQKNKVLRSNEEDAEDEVKKYKFDQCVWSYDNRDEHYTSNRGFYDSIGPRVIQDLFQGFNMCLLAYGQTSSGKTYTMMGRQHDEGLIPLIVRDILRYKERLVGERINCEVRISYMEIYNESVKDLLCESGEQGTKKCRVREHPTKGPYVENLNEYQIENYGDFLSYLTRGNSHRSTASTSMNDNSSRSHAIITLSLKQTKFTQGDSETDGGMDADNMYIGDAEEEMISNIKLVDLAGSERLAKTKVFGQQDRMKEGSLINKSLTVLGRCINLLSSNSSNPMVKQAVVPYRDSTLSYILKENLSGNSKSFMIFCVSPIDFEESYQTLNYAKQVKRIKTAAKANKIKLTDTVIDWKEIEQSNVSVIDSLRDEVKELTEKLNELQLAENTSSNLDGDKFSKLISYLEREINKVNFENKFLKRKLISKDSEVDELQNHVSYMDRELIEMAYENKSYKDQYGLASNKKSADTILGKCNFHLALIESDLDEFDPRKAF, encoded by the coding sequence ATGTCGGATAAACAGAATGCAAGCACAAGTATTAAAGTACTTGTCAGAGTGAGGCCATTACTTGCGAGAGAGGTAGGAGAGGGAGACGAAGCCGAGGGTAATGAGTGCTTGGTAACGATGCCTGCAGAAGATAAGAAATGTGTGGAGCTTCGAGTGCCGACCACATCAAGTTATCATTCACAGAAGAATAAGGTGTTACGGAgcaatgaagaagatgctGAGGATGAGGTTAAGAAGTATAAATTTGACCAATGTGTTTGGTCGTACGATAATAGAGATGAGCATTATACGAGCAATCGGGGGTTTTACGATTCAATTGGGCCGCGAGTGATCCAAGATCTTTTCCAGGGGTTCAATATGTGCTTGTTGGCATACGGGCAGACGAGTTCGGGGAAAACGTATACGATGATGGGGAGGCAGCATGACGAAGGATTGATACCGCTTATAGTGCGCGATATTCTTCGCTACAAAGAACGACTTGTTGGTGAGAGAATCAACTGCGAGGTCAGGATATCGTACATGGAGATATATAACGAGCTGGTTAAGGACCTTTTGTGCGAAAGTGGCGAGCAAGGAACGAAGAAATGCCGAGTGAGAGAACATCCAACAAAGGGTCCATACGTGGAGAATCTTAATGAGTATCAGATTGAGAATTATGGGGATTTTCTCAGTTATTTGACGAGAGGAAATAGCCATAGGTCGACCGCATCCACATCTATGAATGACAATAGTTCGAGATCGCATGCCATCATTACTCTCTCTTTGAAACAAACCAAATTTACTCAGGGCGACTCAGAAACAGACGGTGGAATGGATGCAGATAATATGTATATCGGTGACGCAGAGGAAGAGATGATATCAAATATCAAGCTTGTGGATCTAGCAGGATCAGAACGGTTAGCGAAAACCAAAGTCTTTGGACAACAAGATAGAATGAAGGAAGGTTCACTCATCAATAAATCGTTGACTGTTCTTGGACGATGTATCAATTTGTTGTCTAGCAACTCTTCTAACCCCATGGTGAAACAGGCGGTAGTGCCATACAGAGATTCAACGTTATCATATATCTTGAAGGAGAATTTGTCAGGAAATTCAAAGAGTTTTATGATTTTCTGTGTTTCCCCAATTGATTTCGAAGAGAGTTATCAAACGTTGAATTATGCAAAACAAGTAAAGAGAATCAAGACGGCAGCAAAGGCAAATAAGATCAAATTGACTGACACCGTGATCGATTGGAAAGAGATCGAACAATCGAATGTCTCGGTTATAGATAGTTTGAGAGACGAGGTAAAAGAATTAACcgaaaaattgaatgagTTACAGCTTGCAGAAAACACTTCGTCTAATCTTGATGGTGATAAATTCAGCAAACTCATACTGTATCTTGAAAGAGAGATCAATAAAGTGAACTTTGAGaacaaattcttgaagCGTAAGCTTATTCTGAAAGACAGCGAAGTTGACGAATTGCAAAACCACGTAAGTTATATGGATAgggaattaattgaaatggCTTACGAGAACAAATCATACAAAGACCAATATGGACTCGCATCTAACAAGAAATCGGCAGATACAATTCTAGGCAAGTGCAATTTCCATTTAGCACTCATTGAAAGCGACCTAGATGAGTTTGATCCTAGAAAAGCATTCtag
- a CDS encoding DEHA2C14674p (highly similar to CA4461|IPF8470 Candida albicans), producing MSEFLNYKVDLTLNDGSKSSGVITNVDNQQIVLSNAYQTTNPTQQLSNLKINSSQIADLKVVQLPPDMLKNGKNKRTNTKSNGHQGDFAIGGSPALLDDAIVFAKSSTPTSRDSSYKERNTHVTPKSSMTNSRSNTPRLKSNRIQQSASSAMTGDPDWGHEHEIQDIKHSNEFDFAANLAMFDKKSVFADFQKNDSVNPEDRLVGHNKSETNQNKNKKDKYDNDEMVLDVNKTDNWDLIGSSLSSKSKDSIDQIKSVPSNAHGYKEKSTISNMNKNFKLVNSQNLNIIPLCSPVQLLEIERLSTDSYGISPSIMVELCASNLSQLITTNILGGSTRLSKKKNHNLPPLVLLLIGSGRCGSRAFATGRHLTNHGVRVLAFVISNDDVDKELSTQWSLFEKCGGKVLTSSCAALINTINHELDTPVELIIDALQGYDDHLEDIFYQEEQQKELTRLMSWCNEPQQECKIMSLDIPSGIDGGSGTVSDPSLKLNCKWCVSMGLPITGLIHAYKNGHLAYDEDGQTLHYLVDVGIPNKVYISKGNLRKFDKFWFSAEYSIKLDVSTD from the coding sequence ATGTCGGAATTCCTCAACTACAAAGTTGATTTAACTTTGAATGATGGGTCAAAGTCATCTGGTGTTATTACGAATGTAGATAACCAGCAGATTGTACTTAGTAATGCATATCAAACTACAAATCCAACGCAACAATTATCcaatttgaaaatcaaTAGCTCCCAAATAGCTGATCTAAAGGTAGTTCAATTGCCACCCGATATGTTGAAGAATGGTAAGAATAAGCGTACCAACACGAAATCTAATGGTCATCAAGGAGATTTCGCTATTGGAGGTTCGCCTGCGTTATTGGACGATGCTATTGTATTTGCCAAGTCATCGACGCCAACGTCTAGAGACTCGAGTTATAAGGAAAGAAATACGCATGTTACTCCAAAGTCGAGCATGACTAATAGTAGATCGAATACACCAAGATTGAAATCGAATAGAATACAACAATCTGCATCATCGGCCATGACCGGAGACCCAGATTGGGGCCACGAACATGAAATTCAAGACATAAAACACTCAAATGAATTCGATTTTGCCGCAAACTTGGCGATGTTTGATAAAAAGTCTGTATTTGCTGATTTCCAAAAGAATGATAGTGTTAATCCGGAGGATAGATTAGTAGGTCACAACAAACTGGAAACTAACCAGAACAAGAATAAAAAAGACAAATATGATAACGATGAAATGGTCTTAGATGTCAACAAGACTGACAACTGGGATCTTATCGGTAGCAGCCTCAGTTCTAAGAGTAAAGACTCAATTGACCAAATCAAGAGTGTACCTTCAAATGCTCATGGctacaaagaaaaatcCACCATTTCTAATATGAATAAGAATTTCAAACTTGTAAATTCACAAAACTTGAATATCATTCCTCTCTGTTCTCCTGTACAATTGTTGGAAATAGAAAGATTATCAACTGATTCATATGGTATTTCTCCTAGTATCATGGTAGAGCTTTGTGCTTCTAATTTATCTCAATTAATCACCACTAACATTTTGGGTGGGTCTACAAGATTGagcaaaaagaagaatcaTAACTTACCACCATTGGTTTTATTGCTTATTGGTAGTGGTAGATGTGGTAGCCGTGCTTTTGCCACAGGCCGTCATTTAACGAACCATGGAGTCAGAGTTTTAGCATTTGTAATAAGCAATGACGACgttgataaagaattgTCCACTCAATGGTCACTTTTTGAGAAGTGTGGAGGAAAAGTATTAACATCTAGCTGTGCTGCATTAATCAACACAATAAACCACGAGCTCGATACTCCAGTAGAATTAATAATCGATGCTTTGCAGGGCTATGACGACCACTTGGAAGACATTTTTTACcaagaagaacaacaaAAAGAGTTAACGAGATTAATGTCTTGGTGCAATGAACCACAGCAAGAATGTAAGATCATGTCATTGGATATTCCTTCAGGTATTGATGGTGGTTCTGGTACAGTACTGGATCCatctttaaaattaaattgcAAGTGGTGTGTATCGATGGGTTTACCAATTACTGGTTTAATACATGCCTACAAAAATGGCCACCTAGCatatgatgaagatggACAAACATTACACTATTTGGTAGATGTTGGTATTCCAAATAAGGTATACATTAGTAAGGGAAATTTGAGGAAATTTGACAAGTTCTGGTTCAGCGCAGAATACAGCATTAAGCTTGATGTCTCCACGGATTAA